The following proteins come from a genomic window of Hymenobacter canadensis:
- the corA gene encoding magnesium/cobalt transporter CorA, with translation MEPASPTAAAPLLPPPDASTEPTPERRHSVADRADTRLAREADVGQRPGTLTIREGSLTPRLFLISYDENSCVEREYDDYQELLAYFQGHPELRHWIDVRGYNNLELMQQLMADFELHPLQMEDVLGDYQRAKVDVFGDNRLFLVSRMTEFTQLLEIDDDQLSIFTGPNYVLTFQDDYVDCLDTVRQRIRSGFSQIKRKPPLYLAYALTDVVLDQYYPTMAAIGDYIEKLEDRILQDRPDRRVLGRILRMKKDIIRFRRFVYPEREKVAEILRMPDEIVPEEMKVYFRDCYDHAIQALDLAESYRESVTSLVELFMSNQSNRMNEVMKVLTIISSIFIPLSFVVGLYGMNFQRENPNGGVNRLNMPELYSPWGYPILIGVLVTIVAFQLVYFYRKGWLTNK, from the coding sequence ATGGAACCCGCTTCTCCCACAGCCGCCGCCCCGCTGCTGCCGCCCCCCGATGCCTCCACCGAGCCCACGCCCGAGCGCCGGCATTCCGTGGCCGACCGCGCCGATACGCGCCTGGCCCGCGAGGCCGACGTCGGCCAGCGGCCCGGCACGCTCACCATCCGCGAAGGCTCACTCACGCCCCGGCTGTTTTTGATTTCCTACGACGAAAATTCCTGCGTAGAGCGCGAATACGACGACTACCAGGAGCTGCTGGCCTACTTCCAGGGCCACCCCGAACTGCGCCACTGGATTGATGTGCGCGGCTACAACAACCTGGAGCTGATGCAGCAGCTGATGGCTGACTTCGAGCTGCACCCGCTGCAGATGGAAGACGTGCTGGGCGACTACCAGCGGGCCAAAGTGGACGTATTCGGCGACAACCGCCTGTTTCTGGTGTCGCGCATGACGGAGTTCACGCAGCTGCTGGAAATCGACGACGACCAGCTCTCCATCTTCACCGGCCCCAACTACGTGCTCACGTTTCAGGACGACTACGTGGACTGCCTCGACACCGTGCGGCAGCGCATCCGGTCGGGCTTCAGCCAGATCAAGCGCAAGCCGCCGCTGTACCTGGCCTACGCCCTCACCGACGTGGTGCTCGACCAGTACTACCCCACCATGGCCGCCATCGGCGACTATATTGAGAAGCTGGAAGACCGGATTCTGCAGGACCGCCCCGACCGGCGCGTGCTGGGCCGCATCCTGCGCATGAAGAAGGACATCATCCGGTTCCGGCGCTTCGTGTACCCGGAGCGCGAGAAAGTAGCCGAAATCCTGCGCATGCCCGACGAGATAGTGCCCGAGGAAATGAAGGTCTATTTCCGCGACTGCTACGACCACGCTATCCAGGCCCTGGACCTGGCCGAGAGCTACCGCGAATCGGTGACCAGCCTGGTGGAGCTGTTCATGAGCAACCAGAGCAACCGCATGAATGAGGTGATGAAGGTGCTGACCATCATCAGTTCCATCTTCATCCCGCTGAGCTTCGTGGTGGGGCTCTACGGCATGAATTTCCAGCGCGAAAACCCCAACGGCGGCGTTAACCGCCTCAACATGCCCGAGCTGTACAGCCCCTGGGGCTACCCAATAT